A window of the Cannabis sativa cultivar Pink pepper isolate KNU-18-1 chromosome X, ASM2916894v1, whole genome shotgun sequence genome harbors these coding sequences:
- the LOC133031957 gene encoding uncharacterized protein LOC133031957, with amino-acid sequence MAGCSFTKACVEGGLGLVFNNGEEDFGAWFEDFCYSHLTENIEKLAMILWSVWGARNDLVWNDKAISMERVVSSAITYLELWKFAQNINGGASSSSSQPRAGVEHWIKPSLGELKVNCDAALFSGERSHGLGWIARDHVGLCVAAAAVKHRGDIDPVVAEALSMKDALSWIKSCWEDSRTVEGFCPTTIMLESDCLVLVNAINSKSHILSPLGLIVSDCISLIRSFSSFDISAQFVKRSGNQAANWLARSSGSCPDHISSRGSVPSGLEAILLADLL; translated from the coding sequence ATGGCCGGCTGCTCTTTTACCAAAGCTTGTGTGGAGGGCGGTTTGGGTCTGGTTTTTAATAATGGGGAGGAGGATTTTGGTGCCTGGTTTGAAGATTTCTGTTATTCTCATTTGACTGAGAATATTGAGAAGTTGGCAATGATTCTTTGGAGTGTTTGGGGGGCCCGCAATGATTTAGTCTGGAATGATAAGGCTATTTCTATGGAAAGGGTTGTTTCATCTGCAATTACTTACCTTGAGCTTTGGAAATTTGCTCAAAACATCAATGGAGGAGCTTCGTCTTCTTCTAGTCAGCCTCGTGCTGGTGTTGAGCACTGGATTAAACCATCTTTGGGAGAGTTGAAGGTTAATTGTGATGCTGCTCTGTTTTCTGGAGAAAGGAGTCATGGATTGGGTTGGATTGCCAGGGATCATGTTGGGCTGTGTGTTGCTGCGGCAGCTGTCAAACACCGAGGAGATATTGATCCTGTTGTTGCTGAGGCGCTGTCCATGAAGGATGCTTTGAGTTGGATTAAGTCCTGTTGGGAAGATAGCAGGACTGTTGAGGGCTTTTGTCCTACAACGATAATGTTGGAGTCAGATTGTCTTGTGTTGGTTAATGCTATTAATAGCAAGAGCCATATTCTGTCTCCTCTTGGTCTTATTGTTTCGGATTGTATTTCTCTTATACGATCCTTTTCTAGTTTTGATATTTCAGCTCagtttgttaaacgatctgggAACCAAGCGGCTAACTGGTTAGCTCGTTCTTCTGGTTCATGTCCTGATCATATTTCCAGTAGGGGGTCTGTTCCTTCTGGTTTGGAAGCTATTTTGTTAGCTGATTTGCTTTAA